From the genome of Catenulispora sp. MAP5-51, one region includes:
- a CDS encoding helix-turn-helix domain-containing protein, translating to MSNDARHDPVEGLGQFLRSRRERLAPADAGLRGLPGLSGRGQRRVPGLRRDEIAMLAGISVSYYSRLEQGRELSPSSRVLDAIGRALRLDQAEMGTLRKLGLPSARRTRPPARVERLRPHLRQLIESWTRTPAYIIGHAQDLLATNALADILYSDFAQPDNVLRMLFLDPAAKTFYRNPERMKRHAVADLQRAAANAPDDLRIVELTGELSVRSNEFRSLWAREYVAVPPYDIKQICHSVVGDMELRHEALDIRNAPGQQLIILQSEPGSTSADSLALLGSLGAGPL from the coding sequence ATGTCCAATGATGCGCGTCATGATCCGGTGGAAGGTCTGGGTCAGTTCCTCCGGTCCCGCAGAGAACGCCTGGCTCCGGCTGATGCCGGTCTGCGCGGCCTGCCGGGTTTGTCCGGCCGCGGGCAGCGCAGGGTGCCCGGCTTGCGACGCGACGAGATCGCGATGCTCGCGGGTATCAGCGTCAGCTACTACAGCCGACTTGAGCAGGGTCGCGAGCTCAGCCCTTCATCCCGGGTGCTGGACGCGATAGGCCGCGCGTTGCGTCTGGACCAAGCCGAGATGGGGACTCTGCGCAAACTTGGGCTGCCATCAGCTCGCCGTACCAGGCCGCCGGCCCGAGTCGAGCGCCTCCGCCCGCACTTGCGCCAGCTGATCGAAAGCTGGACCCGGACGCCCGCCTACATCATCGGCCACGCCCAAGATCTGTTGGCCACCAACGCTCTGGCAGACATCCTCTACAGCGACTTCGCGCAGCCCGACAACGTGCTTCGCATGCTCTTCCTGGACCCGGCCGCGAAGACCTTCTACCGGAACCCGGAGCGGATGAAGCGTCACGCGGTCGCCGACCTCCAGCGGGCCGCGGCGAACGCACCCGATGATCTGCGCATTGTGGAACTCACGGGTGAGTTGTCGGTGCGCAGCAACGAATTCCGCTCTCTGTGGGCTCGCGAATATGTCGCGGTGCCGCCGTACGACATCAAGCAGATATGCCATTCCGTCGTGGGAGACATGGAGCTGCGACACGAAGCCCTCGACATTCGCAACGCTCCCGGACAGCAGCTGATCATCCTTCAGTCCGAGCCGGGTTCCACCTCCGCCGACAGCTTGGCCCTGCTTGGTTCCCTCGGAGCGGGTCCGCTCTGA
- a CDS encoding family 78 glycoside hydrolase catalytic domain encodes MAVAGFHSLGAGTAVASGTAGPTGTTEGAAGDWQSYVVGPRKREVAPARVLSTTGDVKNPDALLKPGGAVTVLTRPQPPTPPAWPAGSTATASSFHDPNNGNDGTYTTYDPSNAIDGNPTTFWNDANPATYPAVLTITAGSAVTLPGVTLLSNSDGVPVDFTLETWDGSAWQPAATVTGNSAVQVPVPFAAPVTTTQVRLTVTQDQDTPRGQFTRVNELWPGLVPVIVRPSVTVDFGKVVVGYPRVRFARASADKPGVRLAFSETLQNLTDRSDFARSDYTGGTPTDQFAVPASGADWTDTDGYQSETQVHAEGLHGFRYVKITLDALGSDAPAALPYGQVAIDAVSLDFTAYLGAPESYGGWFLCSDDDLNRYWYAAAYTNELVTDTFRSTDCDPRGAASPTLEGKLVIQDGAKRDRDPYVGDIAVSGRTLYLTHPDAAAAARNVLADLADHQRPDGWIPPASINGYTLPLFDYPLWWVTCSRDYVLYTGDLAYAAAYYPNLVAVLDSWYTSVTDSSGLLNKGLNNTGGYGDYAFLPRGGEITYYNANYVQALNDAASIARWLGHSADADRWTQRAANVTVAINAHLWDTAAGAYLDSAEGPVRHGQDGNAIAITTGVADPGRAASALAYLDATTKLAYGNAFMDNDTLPGVDGASQRVYAFTSYPEFVARFRSGLADSAIDQIKRTYGAMYTSDPGITAWEGIGPGGTPYEGAFTSMAHGWSTGALPALTNELLGVSPTAPGFSKWVVRPHPGSVLWARGVVPTPHGPLSVQWQAGTKRGEPSFTLRVTAPAGTSGQMAVPASAGYVHHDDIGPGTHTVTVP; translated from the coding sequence ATGGCGGTGGCGGGATTCCACAGCCTTGGTGCGGGAACGGCTGTCGCGAGCGGCACCGCCGGACCGACTGGCACCACGGAGGGGGCGGCAGGCGACTGGCAGAGCTATGTCGTCGGGCCGCGCAAGCGCGAAGTCGCACCAGCCCGCGTACTCAGCACGACCGGCGACGTGAAGAACCCGGACGCGTTGCTGAAGCCCGGCGGCGCGGTCACCGTGCTGACCCGGCCGCAGCCGCCGACGCCGCCGGCCTGGCCCGCGGGAAGTACCGCGACGGCATCGTCGTTCCACGATCCGAACAACGGGAACGACGGGACGTACACCACGTACGATCCGTCCAACGCGATCGACGGGAACCCGACCACCTTCTGGAACGACGCGAATCCCGCGACCTATCCAGCCGTCCTGACGATCACGGCCGGCAGCGCCGTCACCTTGCCCGGCGTCACCCTGCTGTCGAACTCCGACGGCGTGCCCGTCGACTTCACACTCGAGACCTGGGACGGTTCGGCCTGGCAACCGGCCGCGACGGTCACCGGCAACAGCGCCGTCCAAGTGCCCGTCCCGTTCGCGGCGCCCGTGACCACCACCCAGGTGCGCCTGACGGTCACACAGGACCAGGACACGCCCCGCGGGCAGTTCACCCGGGTCAACGAGCTGTGGCCCGGCCTGGTCCCGGTGATAGTGCGGCCCAGCGTCACCGTCGACTTCGGCAAGGTCGTCGTCGGCTATCCGAGGGTGCGGTTCGCCCGGGCATCGGCCGACAAGCCCGGTGTCCGCCTGGCCTTCTCCGAGACGCTCCAGAACCTGACCGACCGTTCGGACTTCGCCCGCTCCGACTACACCGGAGGCACCCCCACCGACCAGTTCGCGGTGCCCGCGTCCGGCGCCGACTGGACCGACACCGATGGCTACCAGTCCGAGACCCAGGTCCACGCCGAAGGCCTGCACGGGTTCCGCTACGTGAAGATCACCCTGGACGCGCTGGGCTCGGACGCGCCCGCCGCGCTGCCCTACGGGCAGGTCGCCATCGACGCGGTCTCGCTCGACTTCACGGCCTACCTGGGTGCACCCGAGAGCTACGGCGGCTGGTTCCTGTGCTCCGACGACGATCTGAACCGCTACTGGTACGCGGCCGCCTACACCAATGAGCTGGTCACCGACACGTTCCGGTCCACAGACTGCGATCCGCGCGGCGCCGCGAGTCCCACGCTCGAAGGCAAGCTCGTCATCCAGGACGGCGCTAAGCGAGACCGCGACCCATACGTCGGCGACATCGCGGTGTCCGGTCGCACGCTCTACCTCACCCACCCCGACGCCGCCGCGGCAGCCCGCAACGTGCTGGCCGATCTCGCGGATCATCAGCGCCCCGACGGCTGGATCCCACCCGCGTCGATCAACGGCTACACGCTGCCCTTGTTCGACTATCCACTCTGGTGGGTGACATGCAGCCGCGACTACGTGCTCTACACCGGCGATCTGGCCTACGCGGCCGCCTACTATCCGAACCTCGTCGCCGTCCTCGACTCCTGGTACACGAGCGTCACGGACAGCAGCGGTCTGCTGAACAAGGGGCTGAACAACACCGGCGGCTACGGCGACTACGCGTTCCTGCCACGCGGCGGCGAGATCACCTACTACAACGCGAACTACGTCCAGGCACTGAACGATGCCGCGAGCATCGCCCGCTGGCTGGGCCACAGTGCTGACGCCGACCGGTGGACACAGCGCGCGGCGAACGTGACGGTCGCGATCAACGCACACCTGTGGGACACCGCGGCGGGGGCCTATCTCGACTCCGCCGAAGGCCCCGTGCGCCATGGGCAGGACGGCAACGCGATCGCGATCACCACGGGTGTCGCGGACCCGGGGCGCGCGGCCTCCGCCCTGGCGTACCTCGACGCCACGACCAAGCTGGCATACGGCAACGCGTTCATGGACAACGACACGCTCCCAGGCGTGGACGGTGCTTCGCAGCGGGTCTACGCGTTCACGTCGTATCCCGAGTTCGTCGCGCGGTTCAGGTCCGGTCTGGCGGATTCGGCGATCGATCAGATCAAGCGTACTTACGGCGCCATGTACACCAGCGATCCCGGGATCACGGCGTGGGAGGGGATCGGGCCCGGAGGCACCCCCTACGAGGGTGCCTTCACCAGCATGGCGCACGGCTGGTCCACCGGAGCGCTGCCGGCCCTGACCAATGAACTGCTCGGTGTGAGCCCCACCGCACCCGGGTTCTCGAAATGGGTGGTGCGTCCGCATCCGGGCAGCGTCCTGTGGGCACGCGGCGTTGTGCCTACCCCGCACGGCCCCCTGTCCGTACAGTGGCAGGCGGGGACGAAGCGGGGTGAACCGTCGTTCACTCTCCGCGTGACCGCTCCAGCAGGCACCAGCGGGCAGATGGCTGTGCCGGCGAGCGCGGGATACGTCCATCACGACGACATCGGTCCGGGAACGCACACGGTCACGGTCCCCTGA